In Acidimicrobiales bacterium, a single window of DNA contains:
- a CDS encoding ABC transporter permease, giving the protein MSTTSVPTTTTNGAEPAISETTLRAALSTRARPPRPSALSASVTFGWRALLKIKHVPMQLFDVTMFPIMFTLMFTYLFGGALAGSPREYLQDLLPGILVMTVTMITVYTGMAINTDITKGVFDRFRSLPIWRPAVLVGMLLADAARYAMASLVVIVLGVALGFRPDGGPLGVLLAVGLILVFSFSLSWVWTSMGMKLQTPENVMQTSMMVLFPLTFASNVFVDPATMPGWLQAFVKANPITHLTSASRDLMHANVDGMEIVWVLAWSAALVLIFAPLTMRIYQAEQ; this is encoded by the coding sequence GTGAGCACCACGTCCGTCCCCACCACCACGACCAACGGCGCCGAGCCGGCGATCAGCGAGACGACGCTACGGGCGGCCCTGTCGACCCGCGCCCGGCCGCCCCGCCCCTCGGCCCTCTCCGCGTCCGTCACCTTCGGCTGGCGGGCGCTGCTCAAGATCAAGCACGTCCCCATGCAGCTGTTCGACGTGACGATGTTCCCGATCATGTTCACGCTGATGTTCACGTACCTCTTCGGCGGCGCGCTGGCCGGGTCGCCGCGGGAGTACCTGCAGGACCTGCTGCCCGGCATCCTCGTGATGACCGTCACGATGATCACCGTGTACACCGGCATGGCGATCAACACCGACATCACGAAGGGCGTGTTCGACCGGTTCCGCTCGCTGCCGATCTGGCGGCCCGCGGTGCTGGTGGGGATGCTGCTGGCCGACGCGGCCCGCTACGCGATGGCGTCGCTGGTGGTGATCGTGCTCGGCGTGGCGTTGGGCTTCCGCCCCGACGGCGGGCCGCTGGGCGTGCTGCTTGCGGTGGGGCTGATCCTGGTGTTCTCGTTCAGCCTGTCGTGGGTCTGGACGTCGATGGGGATGAAGCTGCAGACCCCGGAGAACGTGATGCAGACCAGCATGATGGTGCTGTTCCCGCTGACCTTCGCGAGCAACGTCTTCGTCGACCCCGCCACCATGCCGGGCTGGCTGCAGGCGTTCGTGAAGGCCAACCCGATCACCCACCTCACCAGCGCCTCCCGCGACCTGATGCACGCGAACGTCGACGGCATGGAGATCGTGTGGGTGCTCGCCTGGAGCGCCGCGCTGGTGCTGATCTTCGCCCCGCTGACGATGCGGATCTACCAGGCCGAGCAGTAG
- a CDS encoding ATP-binding cassette domain-containing protein, which produces MSSTTSTSTAAIETEGLVKTFGDTRAVDGIDLQVAAGTVYGVLGPNGAGKTTIIRMLATLLRPTAGRARVLGHDVVTEADAVRGRVSLTGQFASVDDELTGRENLVLLARLLGFTKAHAAERADELLDAFGLTDAADRDVKNYSGGMRRRLDIAASIVVTPDLLFLDEPTTGLDPRSRNQVWEIIRVLVAAGTTVLLTTQYLDEADQLADRIAIVDHGKLIAEGTSGELKASLGAGALHVRLHDAEQRPAAERLLAGVLAVPIELASDPVALLARGAETERIAAGLAELTRAGITVNEFSLGQPSLDEVFLALTGHPAEAESESEADTKNEEEKVA; this is translated from the coding sequence ATGAGCTCCACGACATCCACTTCGACCGCCGCCATCGAGACCGAGGGGCTCGTCAAGACGTTCGGCGACACCCGGGCGGTCGACGGGATCGACCTCCAGGTCGCCGCCGGCACCGTCTACGGCGTGCTCGGCCCCAACGGCGCCGGCAAGACCACCATCATCCGCATGCTCGCCACCCTGCTCCGGCCCACCGCCGGCCGGGCCCGGGTGCTGGGCCACGACGTGGTCACCGAGGCCGACGCGGTGCGCGGCCGCGTCAGCCTCACCGGCCAGTTCGCCTCGGTCGACGACGAGCTGACCGGCCGCGAGAACCTGGTGCTGCTCGCCCGGCTGCTCGGCTTCACCAAGGCGCACGCCGCCGAGCGGGCCGACGAGCTGCTCGACGCCTTCGGGCTCACCGACGCCGCCGACCGCGACGTGAAGAACTACTCCGGCGGCATGCGCCGGCGACTCGACATCGCGGCCAGCATCGTCGTCACGCCCGACCTGCTGTTCCTCGACGAGCCGACCACCGGCCTCGACCCCCGCAGCCGCAACCAGGTGTGGGAGATCATCCGGGTCCTGGTGGCCGCCGGCACGACCGTGCTGCTGACCACCCAGTACCTCGACGAGGCCGACCAGCTCGCCGACCGCATCGCCATCGTCGACCACGGCAAGCTCATCGCCGAGGGCACCAGCGGCGAGCTGAAGGCGTCGCTGGGTGCCGGGGCGCTGCACGTGCGCCTGCACGACGCCGAGCAGCGGCCCGCCGCCGAGCGCCTCCTGGCCGGCGTGCTGGCCGTGCCGATCGAGCTGGCGTCCGACCCGGTGGCGCTGCTGGCCCGCGGCGCCGAGACCGAGCGGATCGCCGCCGGCCTGGCCGAGCTGACCAGGGCAGGCATCACCGTCAACGAGTTCTCCCTCGGCCAGCCCAGCCTGGACGAGGTGTTCCTGGCCCTCACCGGCCATCCCGCCGAGGCCGAGTCCGAGTCCGAGGCCGACACGAAGAACGAAGAGGAGAAGGTGGCGTGA
- a CDS encoding SRPBCC domain-containing protein: MTTPAVPLRLELTFELPGTAEQVWDAIATATGISSWFIPTDVEEHDGGSILFHMGEDDSPGTITGWEPPARLAYEEPDWALLASHDPSTVTPLATEFLVEARSGGTCVVRMVSSAFGSGADWEQEFFDQMEEGWTPFLDHLRLYLTLFPGQTATTLRAEIDVKGDALAVTAAIRDALGVERPAQEVEVRGLAGRVETLGERQVLLRLDDRVPGYLTLGAYDKGDGVSIALVSGYLFSDEAPAYVAREQDAWVTWLQGLEVAPT, from the coding sequence ATGACCACCCCCGCCGTCCCCCTCCGGCTCGAGCTCACCTTCGAGCTGCCCGGCACCGCTGAACAGGTGTGGGACGCCATCGCCACGGCCACGGGCATCAGCTCGTGGTTCATCCCCACCGACGTGGAGGAGCACGACGGCGGGTCGATCCTCTTCCACATGGGCGAGGACGACTCGCCCGGGACCATCACCGGCTGGGAGCCGCCGGCCCGCCTCGCCTACGAGGAGCCCGACTGGGCCCTGCTCGCCAGCCACGACCCGTCGACGGTCACGCCGCTCGCCACGGAGTTCCTGGTGGAAGCCCGCTCCGGTGGCACCTGCGTCGTGCGGATGGTGAGCAGCGCCTTCGGCTCGGGGGCCGACTGGGAGCAGGAGTTCTTCGACCAGATGGAGGAGGGCTGGACGCCGTTCCTCGACCACCTGCGCCTCTACCTCACCCTCTTCCCCGGCCAGACGGCCACCACCCTCAGGGCCGAGATCGACGTCAAGGGCGACGCCCTGGCCGTCACCGCCGCCATCCGCGACGCGCTCGGCGTCGAGCGCCCGGCCCAGGAGGTCGAGGTCCGTGGGCTCGCCGGGCGGGTCGAGACGCTGGGCGAGCGCCAGGTGCTGCTGCGCCTCGACGACCGTGTGCCCGGCTACCTGACCCTCGGTGCCTACGACAAGGGCGACGGCGTGTCCATCGCCTTGGTGTCGGGCTACCTGTTCTCCGACGAGGCGCCCGCCTACGTCGCCCGCGAGCAAGACGCCTGGGTCACCTGGCTGCAGGGCCTGGAGGTGGCCCCGACATGA
- a CDS encoding helix-turn-helix domain-containing protein, with protein sequence MLDVEVIEDPAAAAVALDPVRARLLAELTEPSSAASLASRVGIARQKVNYHLRSLEAHGLVRLTEERKRGGITERLLQATAAGYIVSPAALGDTGADPARNADHLSAGYLVAVAGRIVREVGSLARRATAAGKRLPTLAIDTEIRFRNAADRAAFADELTASVVDLVARYHHDDGRPHRLVVASHPRPEATPPRAIAAQPRSEESPPS encoded by the coding sequence GTGCTCGACGTCGAGGTGATCGAAGACCCAGCGGCTGCGGCCGTCGCGCTCGACCCCGTCCGCGCCCGGCTGCTCGCCGAGCTGACCGAGCCGAGCTCCGCCGCGTCGCTCGCCAGCCGCGTCGGCATCGCCCGCCAGAAGGTCAACTACCACCTCCGCTCGCTCGAGGCCCACGGCCTGGTCCGCCTCACCGAGGAGCGCAAGCGTGGCGGCATCACCGAACGCCTGCTGCAAGCCACCGCCGCCGGCTACATCGTCTCCCCCGCCGCCCTCGGCGACACCGGCGCCGACCCCGCCCGCAACGCCGACCACCTCTCCGCCGGCTACCTCGTGGCCGTCGCCGGTCGCATCGTGCGCGAGGTCGGCAGCCTCGCCCGCCGGGCCACTGCCGCCGGCAAGCGCCTGCCAACCCTGGCCATCGACACCGAGATCCGCTTCCGCAACGCTGCCGACCGGGCCGCCTTCGCCGACGAGCTGACCGCCTCGGTGGTCGACCTCGTCGCCCGCTACCACCACGACGACGGGCGGCCGCACCGCCTGGTCGTCGCCTCTCATCCCCGGCCCGAGGCGACCCCTCCCCGAGCCATCGCCGCCCAACCCCGATCCGAGGAGTCCCCTCCGTCATGA
- a CDS encoding sigma-70 family RNA polymerase sigma factor, translating to MAATKDFTDLEPRLAEHRSEIRGYCYRMLGSSFEAEDAVQETFVRAWKGYDRFEGRSALRSWLYRIATNVCLDMLNGRNRRARPVDMGPRSTVDDHDLRTLPEESWVEPIPDGAVTPVGADPADLALSRESIRLAFVAALQHLPPRQRAVLILREVLRWKADEVADLLGTSVPSVNSALQRARATLASRDLGSASEPELASEAMDDAHEELLARYVEAFERYDIESLVTLLHDDAVQSMPPFALWLQGSDEIAGWMLGPGSECRGSRLVSTAANGCPAFGQYRPAESGSGHDAWALQVLDVVDGRIAAINSFLDTARMFPLFDLPLHLD from the coding sequence ATGGCAGCTACCAAGGACTTCACGGACCTGGAGCCCCGGCTGGCCGAGCACCGCTCCGAGATCCGGGGCTACTGCTACCGGATGCTCGGCTCGTCGTTCGAGGCCGAGGACGCCGTGCAGGAGACGTTCGTGCGGGCGTGGAAGGGCTACGACCGCTTCGAGGGCCGCTCGGCGCTGCGGTCCTGGCTCTACCGGATCGCCACCAACGTGTGCCTCGACATGCTCAACGGCCGCAACCGGCGGGCCCGTCCCGTCGACATGGGGCCGAGGTCGACGGTCGACGACCACGACCTGCGGACGCTGCCCGAGGAGTCGTGGGTCGAGCCGATCCCCGACGGCGCCGTCACCCCCGTGGGCGCCGACCCGGCCGACCTGGCCCTGTCGCGGGAGAGCATCCGGCTGGCGTTCGTCGCCGCCCTGCAGCACCTGCCACCCCGGCAGCGGGCGGTGCTGATCCTGCGCGAGGTCCTGCGCTGGAAGGCCGACGAGGTGGCCGACCTGCTGGGCACGTCGGTGCCCTCGGTCAACAGCGCCCTGCAGCGGGCCCGGGCGACGCTGGCGTCCCGCGACCTGGGGTCGGCGTCGGAGCCGGAGCTGGCGTCGGAGGCGATGGACGACGCCCACGAGGAGCTGCTGGCCCGCTACGTCGAGGCCTTCGAGCGCTACGACATCGAGTCGCTGGTGACGCTGCTCCACGACGACGCGGTGCAGTCGATGCCGCCCTTCGCCCTGTGGCTGCAGGGGTCCGACGAGATCGCCGGGTGGATGCTGGGCCCGGGCAGCGAGTGCCGGGGTTCCCGGCTGGTGTCGACGGCGGCCAACGGCTGCCCGGCGTTCGGCCAGTACCGGCCGGCCGAGTCGGGATCGGGCCACGACGCCTGGGCGCTGCAGGTGCTCGACGTGGTCGACGGGCGCATCGCCGCCATCAACTCCTTCCTCGACACCGCCCGCATGTTCCCGCTCTTCGATCTGCCGTTGCATCTCGACTGA
- a CDS encoding STAS domain-containing protein encodes MAAIRVHRPHDAPGTVVVAVIGRATADDVSGCCSELRLLLEGGDSCLVVCDVSALAAADAMTVDVIARVALTARRLGRPVQLRHASHDLRRLLTFMGLAHVVGLDGHGRDQDGHGRDPEE; translated from the coding sequence ATGGCAGCGATCCGTGTGCACCGGCCTCACGACGCGCCCGGGACGGTGGTGGTCGCCGTCATCGGGCGGGCCACGGCGGACGACGTCAGCGGCTGCTGCTCCGAGCTGCGCCTCCTGCTGGAAGGCGGCGACTCCTGCCTGGTCGTGTGCGACGTCAGCGCCCTCGCCGCCGCCGACGCCATGACCGTCGACGTGATCGCCCGCGTCGCACTCACCGCCCGCCGCCTCGGTCGGCCCGTGCAGCTGCGCCACGCCTCCCACGACCTGCGCCGCCTGCTCACCTTCATGGGCCTGGCCCACGTCGTCGGCCTGGACGGCCACGGCCGCGACCAAGACGGCCACGGCCGCGACCCGGAGGAGTGA
- a CDS encoding RidA family protein: protein MGLYPGVAYEYARVVREGALVFTAGASPLDEEGVVVSPGDHTGQARRVVENLLAVLEEHGAGVGDIVRTTVYVVGGRDDLVAVWDVVAAGLAPARPPSTLLGVSVLGYPDQLVEVDAVAALP, encoded by the coding sequence ATGGGGCTGTATCCCGGGGTGGCGTACGAGTACGCGCGGGTTGTGCGGGAGGGGGCCCTGGTGTTCACGGCGGGGGCCAGTCCGTTGGACGAGGAAGGCGTGGTCGTCTCGCCTGGAGATCACACCGGGCAGGCGAGGCGGGTGGTGGAGAACCTGCTGGCGGTGCTGGAGGAGCACGGGGCCGGCGTCGGGGACATCGTGCGGACGACCGTGTACGTGGTCGGGGGACGGGACGACCTCGTCGCCGTGTGGGACGTCGTGGCGGCGGGGCTCGCACCGGCGCGGCCGCCGTCGACGCTGCTGGGCGTGAGCGTCCTCGGGTATCCGGACCAGCTCGTGGAGGTCGACGCCGTCGCGGCGTTGCCGTGA
- a CDS encoding DUF5615 family PIN-like protein: MKLLIDESLSARVARLLEDAGHDAIHVGDLKLLGAADSDIMAVAREADRCVVSVDTDFGELLAIGRLPAPSVILLRRAPHRPDEQAALLVAALDQLEADIAAGAIVVLTQERARVRRLPI, encoded by the coding sequence TTGAAGCTCCTCATCGACGAGTCCCTGTCGGCGAGGGTCGCTCGCCTGCTCGAAGACGCAGGTCACGACGCGATCCACGTCGGCGACCTCAAGCTCCTGGGCGCTGCCGACAGCGACATCATGGCGGTGGCACGGGAGGCGGACCGGTGCGTCGTGTCGGTCGACACCGACTTCGGCGAGCTCCTCGCAATAGGGCGACTTCCGGCACCGAGCGTCATCCTGCTCCGGCGGGCGCCTCATCGACCCGACGAGCAGGCGGCCCTGCTCGTCGCGGCGCTCGACCAGCTCGAGGCCGACATCGCCGCCGGTGCCATCGTCGTCCTCACCCAGGAGCGGGCGCGGGTGCGCCGGCTGCCGATCTGA